A part of Candidatus Neptunochlamydia vexilliferae genomic DNA contains:
- the rpmB gene encoding 50S ribosomal protein L28, whose translation MSKKCQVTGKKPRRGKSYSIRGIAKKKKGIGLNVTGTVKRRFLPNLVKKRFWFSEENRFITLKLSTSAMRTIDKRGLSAVVRELRAQGQHI comes from the coding sequence ATGTCTAAGAAATGTCAGGTGACGGGGAAAAAGCCTCGTCGAGGAAAAAGTTACTCGATCCGCGGGATCGCTAAGAAGAAGAAAGGGATCGGTCTGAACGTCACAGGAACGGTCAAGCGCCGCTTTCTCCCTAACTTGGTTAAAAAAAGATTTTGGTTTTCTGAAGAAAACCGCTTCATCACCTTGAAGCTTTCAACAAGCGCGATGCGAACCATCGACAAGCGGGGCCTAAGCGCCGTTGTTCGCGAGCTCCGTGCTCAAGGCCAACACATTTAG